The genomic window GGAAGTATTTGTCTTGATATCCTGAGGTCACAGTGGTCGCCAGCTCTGACTGTATCAAAAGGTAACTCATTTATCGGATTTATAACAGTTGGTAGCAGTGAGAGGAAAAATACAGCAGAAATATCTAGGgaccaaagttttaaaaaaccagtctactgtgttttcttctgctttgattttgctttgctttcataGCTCTTACATTATTTTTTCGCTTTTAGCAGTTAGCTTGTGGGGTTGATGGGCAAATCTAAATgatgaaatgagagaaattttaaatgttagagCTAGAAATTTGGGGATAAGCCTGTTGATGTTTTACCCCTTTGATTTGGTCTTTgtctttaaagagagagaaagaactaaaaataagattttaggACCAGTTGTCCTATTCATTGTATGGAATTACTGACATAATGAGTAAAGTTTTACGTCTCTCTTAGTTCAGCTAAGAAGAAATACCAGATTAGGCTGATAAAAGTAAATGACTTTAAGTGAAAGGCATGTTTCACACTTTAGAATAATGCAGTACATATAGCATGTTAGTCTAAACTTTGAGTGATAATAGCATCGTTGTAATGATTGATACATAATCCATGTGGGTTCTCAACTTTCACAGGTGTACAGCATTGTTCTTTCTAAATTATCAGATGTGTACATAGGTCATCTGAAGCCATTTTTGTTTCATTAGCCAGTACTTTTTGCTCTGCCAGCCCTCTTAACTCATGTCCTGCTTCTCTGACAGAAGAGAACTTGACAGTTGGAAAATGCTCTTTTGAGTTAGAAGCATCTGCCCCTGAAGTAACTTGGTAGTTTTCTCgttttataaaatttaagaaaattgtttcTCTTTAAGGATTCAGGGGAGGAATCCAtggtcatttaaaagaaaattaaataaatgctaCCTGAATATATAACTTGTTTCTAAAGTGATAAGATTTGTAGGAAGCAGGGTCCACAGCCATAATTATTTCAAGTGTTAGATAAGTAATAGCCCCTCAGTTCAGTTAGTTAGTTATGAATGGCAGTTTTTCTGATCTAAAATGTTTGTATAAAACGTTCATGGAGATTctagtgtctttttaaaaatctttcacatATTATACCTCTTATGCCCTAGATGCAGCAAATATGCTGTGTCAAAGGGTTATACAAATTAATACACTCTTTCCTGGAATGGTATCACAAAATGAAATTCATTTGGCATAAGCAGTTAAGCACTTACATATGCTATAAAAGCAACGGCAGACTGCCAGATGTTGAGCACTCATCTTCTGACATTGGTAACTGTTTATAAAGAATAATTAGTATCATTGGCTTCTGGAAACTGTCTTTAAGAGCAGTTTCaaacagcctcagtttccccatatgtaaaatgaggattataacAGTATAACCATATAGGATCACTgtgcacctggcacatagtaagcactcgaatgttaactattattaccTTTTTCCAGTcttaaaatgtttgatttttgtgCGTAATAGTGAGATCCGGGCCCGTGGCTCTTGGCAGCAGGAGTGGGGAGATGAGGAACTTCATTCTCACTTATTTTATAGATAGCTTATACTTTGCTCATTTGTTTgtacatttttcacttttctgtactttaaatgtcttattttgatttttatcgTAAGTTTAGTCTGGAAACCTCCTGGAGAGATTAGCTCAGATAGTCTACCCTGTTGGTTTAATATACAAGGCTTGAAATTTCTTTGGGCAGatggaagatgaagaaaatgttagTTTCTTCATTAGCTCTTAGCACCCCCTTCCCATGTCATTTAAGAATAAACTCTGCTTTATAAGTTCATCTTTGGATTTGTAAgagtaggaaaagagaaaggaacatagTAGAGGAGGGTGGAGGTGAAATGTAATTTCAAAGACTCCACGTACCCCTGTAGAAGTGGTGGCATGCATTTGAAGCAGACATAAGGAACCAGAGAGTCCTTGTTCCCTCCTCTTTCAgatacttagattttttttttaagcataacTGTTTGCATTAGTATTTTGATGAAATTTGGCAAGAAACAACTACGttttcacttatattttaaaatatacaggtTATGTAATGCTAACTGTTCacattattttatcttaaaatgcgTAAGATACAAATAATGTACTTGGAATAAAAGATtcattggaggggctggccccctggccgagtggttaagtctgtgcactccgctgcaggcggcccagtgtttctttggttcggatcctgggcgcggacatggcactgctcatcgaaccacactgaggcggcgtcccacatgctacagctagaaggacccacagcgaagaatatacaactatgtactggggggctttggggagaaaaaggaaaaaataaaatctttaaaaaaaatttaaaaaaaaattcattggaaAAATCTCAGAAATCTTCCTTCTTTGTAGACAATCTGTAGCACTAAGCCAAAGTGAAAAAGTGCGTAAACATGATGTCCAAAATGGTTGGGACTGTTAACTGTAATTTGATTGCCTTACCTTGAATTGATTCAAGCATAGATTTTCTGCAttaaaatagaatacaaaatGGACAGTTTTCTCATTAAAGTAGAAAATTATGTCTAAGAGACATCTACAGTTAGGACgctattctaaacattttttgGTTATGTACCATTTGGGGTGTGTATGTTTTACCTaaagatatttttctagaaaactcTTGAGTTTAAAGGttgttaatagctgctttggaagttcacattttttaaatacatagaaattcaaatagaatttaaaacttcAAAAGGTATATTAgttttgtattatatatattgtatggtaatttcatgattttaaaaattaaaaatattcgcTATCAACCAAAGTTAGTCTCAAAGGTAATTTAATgtgttccttttattttgttttccttataagTTCCTTGTTTTCAGTAAAATCATTTTCACATATGTAATTGTATAAAGTAGAAAGACCATTATCTAATATGATGTTCTCTTTTAAATCTAGTTTTATTGTCCATATGTTCTCTACTTTGTGATCCTAATCCAGATGACCCCTTAGTACCAGATATTGCACAAATCtataaatcagacaaagaaaagTAAGTTTTTACTTATATTAGTTTCTGTTTGAGTGCGTTTCTATGTAGTCTGCCAAAACAGAAGTATTATCAATATATTTAAGTACAATTATATTAAGTTTATGTTTCTAATGGAGTAAACCTTTCTACCTAAACTCTTATTAGTCTTTTTGCAAAAAATCTTGGTCCTTCCCATATACTGTTTAATCCTTTACTATCCAATAGTACGTCTTCTGCATTTGGACAGTATGTCGTGTTTTTTGATAGGAAAGAACTATATATAATTCTAAGTAGTAAAGATAGTTAATTTGGTAATTGTAAAGTATTGAATCTTCTCCCAGGAAGTGGTTAGCCCTAaactgcccccccaccccccctaaACTGACCTAATTTTAAAGCTGCTTCATCTTGCTTGCACCATCGATTCATTTGCAATTTGTGGATAATGCCCATTCAGGGTTGGCTTTTAGAGATTTCTATTAGAAAttggtttcttcattttgttgtttataaTTTAGGTTTTCATATAGGTTATAGAGAAATCCATCAGTTAAAAAATCACTtaggttttctgttttatttatgcaTGACCCTCAGTCACATTTACCCAATCATTGGTATATGTATGATTATTGCAGTTAAGCATAAGAAGTTATAGCATTTTATATAGATAGATCTTCTGAAAGATTCAATTTGTATGTTTTTACTATCTCCCTTTTGTATGCCTACAGATACAACAGACACGCAAGAGAATGGACTCAGAAATATGCAATGTAGAATCAAAAAGTTTTCGTATATACCAGAGTACTGTAAAATCTAGGTTTTTTTCAACATTAGCAGTAAATTGAGCACTGTTTACTGTTTCATTGTACCATGAAATCCTTTGATTTTTacccattttaaatgtatttctgaaGCAAGACAAAACAAACTTCCAAAAATATCCTTAAGACTGTGATGAGAGCATTTATCATTTTGTATGCATTGAGAAAGACATTTATTATGGTTTTTAAGATACTTGGACATCTGCATCTTCAGCTTACAAGATCTACAGTGCATCTGAAAAGCAACCAAATTATTTTTTGCTGAAACTAGATGTTTTTACATGAGAAATACTGTATGTGTTGTCTAAGATGTTGTCAGTTTTATAAATCTGTATTCAGATTTCATTCTTTGTTAGCTCactttataatttgtatttttttactgtATAGACTAAATATATTCTATGTACATGTATGTCAACTCATTACTTTTTCCTGTGAACAGTATTGAAAAAACCCCCAACACCtgataattaaatgaattaactgTCTGTCTGCCTTGTCTTAGGGTGTTCTGTAGATCGATTGCCGATTTCTTAAACCTGAAATGATCTTTACACTGTAATTCTCAGTATACTGATTATGAAGAAACACTTGTTTTGATTTTGTTATACTTGACTTAACTTTATTGCAATGTGAATTAATTGCACTGCTAAGTAGGAAGATGTGTAACTTTTATTTGTTGCTATtcacatttgaatttttttctgtataggCAATATTATATTGACACCTTTTACAGATCTTAATGTAGCTTTTTCCATATgaataaaatgctttttctactaTTTGTCTTGAttacttaaaaagataaaaatttactTTACCTATAAGTAAGGATGAAAACTCGATGTAAAAGTTTGCAtgaaaattaattccaaattgTGAGAATGAAATCTGTTATATTTGACATTAATCACCattaattttacagattttattgcTTTAG from Equus asinus isolate D_3611 breed Donkey chromosome 2, EquAss-T2T_v2, whole genome shotgun sequence includes these protein-coding regions:
- the UBE2D1 gene encoding ubiquitin-conjugating enzyme E2 D1 isoform X2, with the protein product MTPDSAYQGGVFFLTVHFPTDYPFKPPKIAFTTKIYHPNINSNGSICLDILRSQWSPALTVSKVLLSICSLLCDPNPDDPLVPDIAQIYKSDKEKYNRHAREWTQKYAM